A region from the Lysobacter antibioticus genome encodes:
- a CDS encoding M23 family metallopeptidase, with protein sequence MRAVLAGSMLVVAWLVPVAFAGAQTVPVAAPARAPADTRIVFPPAVQQGALVIGKVPAGSVVRYGERVLRTTGYGTVVFGVGREASGTLALQVETAPGRVDTVRIAVTPRDFPTEYIQGVPPKTVNPPPEIAARIEREQAEVTAARARDDDRADFAQPFVWPVRGRISGRFGNQRVYNGQKGSGHSGMDIAAPTGTAIVAPAAGVVTFAKPGLYLTGGTVLLDHGHGVSSNFLHLSRIDVKVGDRVAQGQTLGAVGATGRATGPHLHWGMNWFDVRVDPLLVLERGQATQAAKTPAL encoded by the coding sequence ATGAGAGCAGTGCTGGCAGGGTCGATGTTGGTTGTGGCGTGGCTGGTGCCGGTGGCCTTCGCCGGTGCGCAAACCGTCCCGGTCGCGGCGCCGGCACGCGCGCCGGCCGACACCCGCATCGTGTTTCCGCCGGCGGTGCAACAGGGCGCGCTGGTGATCGGCAAGGTTCCGGCCGGCAGCGTCGTGCGCTACGGCGAGCGCGTCCTGCGCACCACCGGCTACGGCACCGTGGTGTTCGGCGTCGGCCGCGAGGCCAGCGGGACGCTGGCCTTGCAGGTCGAAACCGCGCCGGGCCGGGTCGACACCGTGCGCATCGCGGTGACGCCGCGCGATTTCCCGACCGAATACATCCAGGGCGTGCCGCCCAAGACCGTCAACCCGCCGCCTGAGATCGCCGCGCGCATCGAGCGCGAGCAGGCCGAAGTCACCGCCGCGCGCGCCCGCGACGACGACCGCGCCGATTTCGCCCAGCCCTTCGTCTGGCCGGTGCGCGGCCGCATCAGCGGCCGTTTCGGCAACCAGCGCGTCTACAACGGCCAGAAAGGCTCCGGCCATTCCGGCATGGACATCGCCGCGCCGACCGGCACCGCGATCGTGGCGCCGGCCGCCGGCGTGGTCACCTTCGCCAAGCCCGGTCTGTACCTGACCGGCGGCACCGTGCTGCTCGACCACGGCCACGGCGTCAGCTCGAATTTCCTGCACCTGTCGCGCATCGACGTCAAAGTCGGCGATCGCGTCGCCCAGGGCCAGACCCTCGGCGCGGTCGGCGCAACCGGGCGCGCGACCGGCCCGCACCTGCACTGGGGCATGAACTGGTTCGACGTGCGGGTCGATCCGCTGCTGGTGTTGGAACGCGGGCAAGCGACCCAGGCGGCGAAAACGCCGGCGCTGTAG
- a CDS encoding phosphoglycolate phosphatase, whose amino-acid sequence MTAASPQANARAFPKAVLFDLDGTLLDSAPDMLAVANRMRADRGRDPISLDLLRPHVSKGSRAMIGAAFPDLDASERDGWVQEFLDLYEAELGLHGAPFEGVEPMLAALEAAGCVWGIVTNKPEYLARKLIPLLGWQTRCAVLIGGDTLAVRKPDPLPLTHAAELIGMRPGDCIYVGDDERDIVAARAAGMASVVALWGYRLAEDDPIAWQGDVLVELPSSLSEPGAWPATR is encoded by the coding sequence ATGACCGCCGCTTCGCCCCAGGCGAACGCGCGCGCCTTCCCGAAGGCGGTGCTGTTCGATCTCGACGGTACCTTGCTCGACAGCGCGCCGGACATGCTGGCCGTCGCCAACCGCATGCGCGCCGATCGCGGCCGCGACCCGATCAGCCTCGATCTTTTGCGTCCACACGTGTCGAAGGGTTCGCGGGCGATGATCGGTGCGGCCTTTCCCGACCTCGACGCCAGCGAACGCGATGGCTGGGTGCAGGAATTCCTCGATCTGTACGAAGCCGAACTCGGCCTGCACGGCGCGCCGTTCGAGGGCGTCGAGCCGATGTTGGCGGCGTTGGAAGCGGCCGGCTGCGTCTGGGGCATCGTCACCAACAAACCCGAATACCTCGCGCGCAAGCTGATCCCGTTGCTCGGTTGGCAGACGCGCTGCGCGGTGCTGATCGGCGGCGACACCCTGGCGGTGCGCAAGCCCGATCCGCTGCCGCTGACCCATGCCGCCGAATTGATCGGCATGCGCCCCGGCGACTGCATCTACGTCGGCGACGACGAGCGCGACATCGTCGCTGCGCGCGCCGCCGGCATGGCCTCGGTGGTGGCGTTGTGGGGCTATCGCCTGGCCGAGGACGACCCGATCGCCTGGCAGGGCGACGTGCTGGTCGAGCTTCCTTCCAGCTTGAGCGAGCCAGGCGCATGGCCGGCGACGCGATGA
- the cysS gene encoding cysteine--tRNA ligase: MSMSLHLYNSLSRQVEAFVPLDPARPTMYVCGPTVYNFAHIGNARGPVVFGVLADLLRRRYGVLAYARNITDVDDKINAAAAEQGVPISTITDRFAAAYREDMSGLGVRLPEIEPAATAHIGEIVTMIERLIENGHAYAAEGHVLFAIETYDGYGKLSRRDIDDMRAGARIEVAPYKRDAGDFVLWKPSTGDLPGWDSPWGRGRPGWHIECSAMAAAHLGETIDIHAGGVDLVFPHHENEIAQSECAHGGKTFARFWLHNGMLNFDGGKMAKSKGNIETVRDLLGKHPAEALRYALLSAHYRQPLEWSPGLIEQSARTLDRLYGTLRELAEVDAGTVAIPASIEAALEDDLNTPQALAELARIAGEARKASDPAEQAQLKRDLLGAGLALGLLQQDPAAWFVGAVDAGDDARIQDLVDERNAAKKARDFARADAIRDQLAGEGILLEDTPAGVRWVRKRATQPA, translated from the coding sequence ATCTCCATGAGCCTGCATCTCTACAACAGCCTGTCGCGACAGGTCGAAGCCTTCGTCCCGCTGGATCCGGCACGCCCGACGATGTACGTCTGCGGCCCCACGGTCTACAACTTCGCGCATATCGGCAACGCCCGCGGCCCGGTCGTGTTCGGCGTGCTCGCCGACCTGCTGCGCCGGCGCTACGGCGTGCTGGCCTACGCGCGCAACATCACCGACGTCGACGACAAGATCAACGCCGCGGCCGCCGAACAGGGCGTGCCGATCTCGACCATCACCGATCGCTTCGCCGCCGCCTACCGCGAAGACATGTCCGGCCTCGGCGTGCGCCTGCCGGAGATCGAGCCGGCCGCGACCGCGCACATCGGCGAAATCGTGACGATGATCGAGCGCCTGATCGAAAACGGTCACGCCTACGCCGCCGAAGGCCACGTGCTGTTCGCGATCGAGACCTACGACGGCTACGGCAAGCTGTCGCGCCGCGACATCGACGACATGCGCGCCGGCGCCCGCATCGAGGTCGCGCCGTACAAGCGCGACGCCGGCGACTTCGTGCTGTGGAAGCCCTCGACCGGCGACCTGCCCGGCTGGGACTCGCCTTGGGGCCGCGGCCGCCCGGGCTGGCATATCGAATGCTCGGCGATGGCCGCCGCCCACCTGGGCGAAACCATCGACATCCACGCCGGCGGCGTCGACCTGGTGTTCCCGCACCACGAGAACGAAATCGCCCAGAGCGAATGCGCCCACGGCGGCAAGACCTTCGCCCGCTTCTGGCTGCACAACGGCATGCTCAATTTCGACGGCGGCAAGATGGCCAAGTCGAAGGGCAACATCGAGACCGTGCGCGACCTGCTCGGCAAGCACCCGGCCGAGGCGCTGCGCTATGCGCTGCTGTCGGCGCATTATCGCCAGCCGCTGGAATGGTCGCCGGGCCTGATCGAACAAAGCGCGCGCACCCTGGACCGCCTGTACGGCACCTTGCGCGAGCTGGCCGAGGTCGACGCCGGCACGGTCGCGATCCCGGCGAGCATCGAGGCCGCGCTCGAGGACGATCTCAACACGCCGCAGGCCCTGGCCGAACTGGCGCGCATCGCCGGCGAAGCGCGCAAGGCCAGCGACCCGGCCGAACAGGCCCAGCTCAAGCGCGACCTGCTCGGCGCCGGCCTCGCCCTCGGCCTGCTGCAGCAAGACCCGGCGGCATGGTTCGTCGGCGCGGTCGATGCCGGCGACGACGCCCGCATCCAGGATCTGGTCGACGAACGCAACGCCGCCAAGAAGGCGCGCGATTTCGCCCGCGCCGATGCGATCCGCGACCAACTCGCCGGCGAAGGCATCCTGCTCGAGGACACGCCGGCCGGCGTGCGCTGGGTCAGGAAGCGCGCCACGCAGCCGGCCTGA
- a CDS encoding dihydroorotase, translating into MSSTLIVNARLVNEGREYDGDLRIEDGRIAQIGSGLAARGNETVVDARGRRLLPGMIDDQVHFREPGLEYKADMATESAAAVAGGLTTFMDMPNTNPPTLDAQALEDKYRRAAGRAWGNYGFYLGASNDNLAAIQTLDPRTAPGVKVFMGASTGNMLVDDPVTLDAIFRDVPTPIITHCEDTPMIDAELARYKAQYGDDIPARFHPDIRSREACKKSTELAISLARRHGTRLHVLHISTADELALFEAGPIEGKRITAETCIHFLRFDRDDYEKLGHLIKCNPAIKDPADREALIRAVAGDVIDVLATDHAPHTLEEKARPYTGAPSGLPLVQFALNAALELVHEGHLTTAQVVDKFAHAPAKLFDVDRRGFLREGYAADLVLIDDTPYTVQREDVLSKCGWSPFEGRTFHSRIASTWVNGVLAWDGSALVGAPNGQRLAFNR; encoded by the coding sequence ATGTCATCGACACTGATCGTCAACGCCCGCCTGGTCAACGAAGGACGCGAGTACGACGGCGACCTGCGCATCGAGGACGGCCGCATCGCCCAGATCGGCAGCGGCCTGGCCGCGCGCGGCAACGAAACCGTGGTCGACGCCCGGGGCCGGCGCCTGCTGCCGGGCATGATCGACGACCAGGTTCACTTCCGTGAACCGGGCCTGGAGTACAAGGCCGACATGGCGACCGAGTCGGCCGCGGCGGTCGCCGGCGGCCTGACCACGTTCATGGACATGCCCAACACCAATCCCCCGACCCTGGATGCGCAGGCGCTGGAGGACAAATACCGCCGCGCCGCCGGCCGCGCCTGGGGCAATTACGGCTTCTACCTGGGCGCCAGCAACGACAACCTGGCGGCGATCCAGACCCTGGACCCGCGCACGGCGCCCGGTGTGAAAGTGTTCATGGGCGCCTCGACCGGCAACATGCTGGTCGACGATCCGGTCACCCTCGACGCGATCTTCCGCGACGTGCCGACGCCGATCATCACCCACTGCGAAGACACACCGATGATCGACGCCGAACTGGCGCGCTACAAAGCACAGTATGGCGACGACATTCCGGCCCGCTTCCATCCCGACATCCGCTCGCGCGAGGCCTGCAAGAAATCCACCGAGCTGGCGATCTCGCTGGCGCGCCGGCACGGCACCCGCCTGCACGTGCTGCACATCAGCACCGCCGACGAGTTGGCGCTGTTCGAAGCCGGCCCGATCGAAGGCAAGCGCATCACCGCCGAGACCTGCATCCACTTCCTGCGCTTCGACCGCGACGACTACGAGAAGCTCGGCCACCTGATCAAGTGCAATCCGGCGATCAAAGACCCGGCCGACCGCGAGGCGCTGATCCGCGCGGTGGCCGGCGACGTCATCGACGTGCTCGCCACCGACCACGCCCCGCACACCCTGGAAGAAAAGGCCCGCCCCTACACCGGCGCGCCGAGCGGCCTGCCCTTGGTGCAGTTCGCGCTCAACGCCGCACTGGAATTGGTCCACGAAGGCCACTTGACCACCGCCCAGGTGGTCGACAAGTTCGCCCACGCGCCGGCCAAGCTGTTCGACGTCGACCGGCGCGGCTTCCTGCGCGAGGGCTATGCCGCCGACCTGGTGCTGATCGACGACACGCCCTACACGGTGCAGCGCGAGGACGTGCTGTCCAAGTGCGGCTGGTCGCCGTTCGAGGGCCGCACCTTCCATTCGCGGATCGCCTCGACCTGGGTCAACGGCGTGCTGGCCTGGGACGGCAGCGCCCTAGTCGGCGCACCTAACGGACAACGCCTGGCGTTCAATCGATGA
- a CDS encoding MFS transporter — translation MGAAQLLRNPGFVGLLVYRLLGMLSYQIVAVTVGWHVYEITHDALALGLIGLTEVIPYFCFALFAGYAVDHLPRRKLGLFACLGLLLTTLMLAGVASGHLPTGAFGFGTLTIYAAIAVNGVVRAFLAPVYMSLFARVLKREHYARGAGVSSVVMQTGLVLGPAMGGALVAWGGKTSAYLVAAGFALAAAIAIISLRVTEPPAPAERAPVFKSIGEGLRFVFNNQVVLGAQALDMFSVLFGGAVALLPAFINDILHYGPEALGVLRAAPAAGAVLIGLWLAKHPPQKNAGHLLLYAVAGFGLCIIGFALSRQFWLSAAMLMLSGMCDGVSVVLRSTILQLSTPDEMRGRVSSINGIFIGSSNELGAFESGLAARLMGLVPSVIFGGCMTLAVVGATAKLAPKLRRLDLRDLQ, via the coding sequence ATTGGCGCCGCGCAGTTGCTGCGCAATCCGGGCTTCGTCGGCCTGCTGGTGTATCGCTTGCTCGGCATGCTGTCCTACCAGATCGTCGCGGTCACGGTCGGCTGGCATGTCTACGAAATCACCCACGACGCGCTCGCGCTCGGCCTGATCGGCCTGACCGAGGTCATCCCCTACTTCTGCTTCGCCCTGTTCGCCGGCTATGCGGTCGATCACCTGCCGCGGCGCAAGCTCGGCCTGTTCGCTTGCCTCGGCTTGCTGCTGACGACGCTGATGCTCGCCGGCGTCGCCAGCGGCCACCTGCCGACCGGCGCGTTCGGTTTCGGCACTTTGACCATCTACGCGGCGATCGCCGTCAACGGCGTGGTCCGCGCCTTCCTTGCGCCGGTCTACATGTCGCTGTTCGCGCGCGTGCTCAAGCGCGAGCATTACGCGCGCGGCGCCGGCGTCAGCAGCGTGGTCATGCAGACCGGGCTGGTGCTCGGCCCGGCCATGGGCGGCGCGCTGGTCGCCTGGGGCGGCAAGACCTCCGCGTACCTGGTCGCGGCCGGCTTCGCCCTGGCGGCGGCGATCGCGATCATCTCTCTGCGCGTGACCGAACCGCCGGCGCCGGCCGAACGTGCGCCGGTGTTCAAGAGCATCGGCGAAGGCCTGCGCTTCGTCTTCAATAATCAGGTGGTACTGGGCGCACAGGCGCTGGACATGTTTTCGGTGCTGTTCGGCGGCGCGGTGGCGCTGTTGCCGGCCTTCATCAACGACATCCTGCACTACGGCCCGGAAGCCCTGGGCGTGCTGCGCGCGGCGCCGGCCGCCGGCGCGGTGCTGATCGGGCTGTGGCTGGCCAAGCACCCGCCGCAGAAGAACGCCGGCCACCTGCTGCTGTACGCGGTGGCGGGGTTCGGCCTGTGCATCATCGGCTTCGCCCTGTCGCGGCAGTTCTGGCTGTCGGCGGCGATGCTGATGCTGTCGGGCATGTGCGACGGCGTTTCGGTGGTGCTGCGCTCGACCATCCTGCAACTGTCCACGCCCGACGAAATGCGCGGCCGGGTCTCGTCGATCAACGGCATCTTCATCGGCTCCTCGAACGAGCTCGGCGCGTTCGAGTCCGGCCTGGCGGCGCGCCTGATGGGCCTGGTGCCGTCGGTGATCTTCGGCGGCTGCATGACCCTGGCGGTGGTCGGGGCGACCGCGAAACTGGCGCCGAAGCTGCGCCGGCTGGACCTGCGCGACCTGCAGTGA
- the folE2 gene encoding GTP cyclohydrolase FolE2 encodes MSAVVNPPNTPSALKPVLPDVAFDAAAAARPLDWVGMSNIALPLRIAAADGGSIQVAASVDVSVNLRDADARGIHMSRMYLHLQNAFASETVTPAGLRRVLQSLVDGQGGISSAARLVLRYEQLLLRPALASHNAGWKRYPVEIDARLLDGHLHLGLRFAVEYSSTCPASAALSRQLNAERFADDFAAAHPLSTAVVSDWLASERGLAATPHAQRSRADVRVELRPAFDEVPLVALIDAIEQALGTPVQTAVKREDEQAFARLNAENLMFCEDAARRVAAALSHDKRIERFDAQIAHFESLHAHDAVARVTGQGARD; translated from the coding sequence ATGTCTGCCGTCGTGAATCCTCCCAACACCCCCTCCGCACTCAAGCCCGTCCTGCCCGATGTCGCCTTCGACGCCGCCGCCGCGGCGCGACCGCTCGACTGGGTCGGGATGTCCAACATCGCCTTGCCGCTGCGGATCGCCGCGGCCGACGGCGGTTCGATCCAGGTCGCGGCCTCGGTCGACGTCTCGGTGAACCTGCGCGACGCCGACGCGCGCGGCATCCACATGTCGCGCATGTACCTGCATCTGCAGAACGCCTTCGCCAGCGAGACGGTGACCCCGGCCGGCCTGCGCCGCGTGCTGCAGAGCCTGGTCGACGGTCAGGGCGGCATTTCCAGCGCCGCGCGCCTGGTCCTGCGTTACGAGCAGTTGCTGCTGCGTCCGGCATTGGCCAGTCACAACGCCGGCTGGAAGCGCTACCCGGTCGAGATCGACGCGCGCCTGCTCGACGGTCACCTGCACCTGGGGCTGCGTTTCGCGGTCGAATACTCCAGCACCTGTCCGGCCTCGGCGGCGCTGTCGCGCCAGCTCAACGCCGAACGCTTCGCCGACGACTTCGCCGCCGCCCATCCGCTGTCGACCGCGGTGGTCAGCGATTGGCTGGCGTCCGAACGCGGCCTGGCGGCGACGCCGCACGCCCAGCGCAGCCGTGCCGACGTGCGCGTCGAGCTGCGCCCGGCCTTCGACGAAGTGCCGCTGGTCGCCCTCATCGACGCGATCGAGCAAGCCCTCGGCACGCCGGTGCAGACCGCGGTCAAGCGCGAGGACGAGCAAGCCTTCGCCCGTCTCAACGCCGAAAACCTGATGTTCTGCGAAGACGCCGCGCGCCGCGTCGCCGCCGCCTTGTCGCACGACAAGCGCATCGAACGTTTCGATGCGCAGATCGCGCACTTCGAAAGCCTGCACGCGCACGACGCCGTCGCCCGGGTCACCGGGCAGGGCGCCCGCGACTGA
- the yidD gene encoding membrane protein insertion efficiency factor YidD, producing the protein MIDRLLIALLHGYKRWISPMLGQRCRFYPSCSSYSMQAIERFGALKGSWLTVRRIARCHPLHPGGHDPVPPLEPGKHSCHRH; encoded by the coding sequence GTGATCGACCGCCTGCTCATCGCCCTGCTTCATGGCTACAAACGTTGGATCAGTCCGATGTTAGGCCAGCGCTGCCGCTTCTATCCCAGTTGCTCCTCGTACTCGATGCAGGCCATCGAGCGCTTCGGCGCGCTCAAGGGCAGCTGGCTCACGGTCCGGCGCATCGCGCGCTGCCATCCCCTGCACCCCGGCGGGCACGATCCGGTGCCGCCCCTGGAACCTGGAAAGCACTCATGTCATCGACACTGA
- a CDS encoding GGDEF domain-containing protein — protein MGKPSRRAWQTLLVLLGMWVATIVSAQSLGLASPGRASYASPSLSLSRLGQDPVPARILGGEFDREFESIAGNQISAPRRQPVWWRVTVDQDIAESDAPQLVISRPYRREIELWRPGDAVPLRRSIYGPDTDFSHSTRFIVFPLPKGLRRGDSLYLRVLTVDVLPSKVMIQPLAKVQREDMLHVGLRSVVLTAMGVAAVLAFGFWAGLRERGYAYLGLTLVLQILTLTADGGEMRAIPWLDEIAPDGRTNVVLNTAAVLASIRFLIFFLGLRTTQPKVARILDYCSVSLGALLLVSLFKTWKHSALFGNLNLLLVIALVLYCTVVAIWRRQREAYFLLLAWSPLMVLLVVLVGANHEWWPEYAWLEYSFPVGLAFGGLGLLLGLTSKLQQLRRDRDTANRLATYDSLTGAMTRAAISQSLRGAVESAHRSHRPLSVVFFDIDHFKRINDEHGHRVGDETLRIVSLRTRNRLRAYDLFGRYGGDEVLVVLADTYLRDAIRVAEHLRESVSGSPLSIDGRLLPVSLSLGVAELRTGETPEQLLERADAALYASKSAGRDRVTGHSVAPEREVVS, from the coding sequence ATGGGGAAACCCTCGCGTCGAGCCTGGCAGACCCTGTTGGTGCTGCTGGGAATGTGGGTGGCGACGATCGTGTCGGCGCAATCCTTGGGCCTGGCTTCGCCGGGCCGCGCCTCCTATGCGTCGCCGTCGCTGAGTCTGTCCCGCCTGGGCCAGGACCCGGTGCCGGCACGGATACTCGGGGGCGAATTCGATCGCGAGTTCGAAAGCATCGCCGGCAACCAGATTTCGGCGCCGCGGCGCCAGCCGGTGTGGTGGCGGGTAACGGTCGACCAGGACATCGCCGAATCCGATGCGCCGCAGTTGGTGATCAGCCGGCCCTATCGCCGCGAGATCGAACTGTGGCGCCCGGGCGACGCGGTGCCGCTGCGGCGTTCGATCTACGGCCCCGACACCGACTTCAGTCATTCCACCCGCTTCATCGTCTTTCCCTTGCCGAAGGGCCTGCGCCGCGGCGACTCGCTGTATCTGCGCGTGCTGACGGTCGACGTGCTGCCGTCCAAGGTCATGATCCAGCCGCTGGCGAAGGTCCAGCGCGAGGACATGCTGCACGTGGGCTTGCGCAGCGTGGTGCTGACTGCGATGGGAGTGGCGGCGGTGCTCGCGTTCGGCTTCTGGGCCGGCCTGCGCGAGCGCGGTTATGCCTACCTCGGCCTGACCCTGGTCCTGCAGATCCTGACCCTGACCGCCGACGGCGGCGAGATGCGCGCGATCCCCTGGCTCGACGAGATCGCCCCGGACGGGCGCACTAACGTCGTGCTCAATACCGCGGCGGTGCTCGCCAGCATCCGTTTCCTGATCTTCTTCCTCGGCTTGCGCACCACCCAGCCGAAGGTCGCGCGCATCCTCGACTACTGCAGCGTCTCGCTCGGCGCGCTGTTGCTGGTGTCGTTGTTCAAGACCTGGAAGCACAGCGCGCTGTTCGGCAATCTCAACCTGCTGCTGGTGATCGCGCTGGTGCTGTACTGCACCGTGGTGGCGATCTGGCGGCGCCAGCGCGAGGCGTATTTTCTGTTGCTGGCGTGGTCGCCGCTGATGGTGCTGCTGGTGGTCCTGGTCGGCGCCAATCACGAGTGGTGGCCGGAGTACGCCTGGCTGGAGTATTCCTTCCCGGTCGGCCTGGCCTTCGGCGGGCTCGGCCTGCTGCTGGGCCTGACCTCGAAACTGCAACAGCTGCGGCGCGACCGCGACACCGCCAACCGCCTGGCCACCTACGACAGCCTGACCGGGGCGATGACGCGCGCGGCGATCTCGCAAAGCCTGCGCGGCGCGGTCGAAAGCGCGCACCGTTCGCACCGGCCCTTGTCGGTGGTGTTCTTCGACATCGACCACTTCAAGCGCATCAACGACGAACACGGCCACCGCGTCGGCGACGAAACCCTGCGCATCGTTTCGCTGCGCACCCGCAACCGTCTGCGCGCCTACGATCTGTTCGGCCGTTACGGCGGCGACGAAGTGCTGGTGGTGTTGGCCGACACGTATTTGCGCGACGCGATCCGGGTCGCCGAGCATCTGCGCGAATCGGTCAGCGGCAGCCCGCTGTCGATCGACGGCCGCCTGTTGCCGGTCAGCCTGAGCCTCGGCGTGGCCGAGCTGCGCACCGGCGAAACCCCGGAGCAGTTGCTCGAACGCGCCGACGCCGCCTTGTATGCGAGCAAGTCGGCCGGGCGCGACCGCGTCACCGGCCACAGCGTCGCGCCCGAGCGCGAGGTCGTGTCATGA
- the dksA gene encoding RNA polymerase-binding protein DksA: protein MAVKKPAKKAAKAAKKTVKPAAKKVAKPVAKPAPKKAVAKKPAVKTPAAKKPASRPAATKTAAVKKATPSKPAAKKAAPAKKTAPAKAPAANKPAAKPAVPAKKAVPAAPAKKSAAGKDSGAKKPELKKTEVKKPEAVKPAAKPADKQPASSPPSKAAPTQVVSISDQSKNTVTQTASSKNSAGKPATTTAAPVVRPAGKVAVAVTAKTQQTPAPKTKVKVVPYKNDPATGRPLVPEGYKPASDEEYMSPLQLEYFRQRLLQWRTDLVEESKQTIENLKDEVRDVGDEAERATRETENSLELRTRDRYRKLISKIDSTLKRVDSGDYGFCVDTGEEIGLERLEARLTAERTIDAQERWEHLQKQMGD from the coding sequence GTGGCAGTGAAAAAACCTGCGAAGAAGGCCGCCAAGGCCGCCAAGAAGACCGTCAAGCCGGCCGCTAAGAAGGTGGCCAAACCCGTGGCCAAGCCTGCGCCGAAGAAGGCGGTCGCCAAGAAGCCTGCGGTCAAGACGCCCGCGGCCAAGAAGCCTGCGAGCAGGCCCGCGGCGACCAAGACGGCAGCAGTCAAGAAAGCCACGCCGAGCAAACCAGCGGCCAAGAAGGCCGCGCCCGCGAAGAAGACGGCGCCTGCCAAGGCTCCGGCCGCGAACAAGCCGGCCGCCAAGCCGGCGGTTCCGGCGAAGAAGGCGGTGCCCGCGGCACCGGCCAAGAAATCCGCGGCAGGCAAGGACAGCGGAGCCAAGAAGCCCGAGCTTAAAAAAACTGAAGTGAAAAAGCCCGAAGCTGTGAAGCCCGCAGCCAAGCCTGCCGACAAGCAGCCCGCATCGTCGCCGCCCTCCAAGGCCGCCCCGACGCAGGTCGTCAGCATCTCCGACCAAAGCAAGAACACAGTGACCCAGACAGCATCCAGCAAAAATTCCGCGGGCAAGCCCGCGACAACCACCGCCGCTCCGGTCGTGCGCCCGGCCGGCAAGGTCGCCGTGGCCGTCACCGCCAAGACTCAACAAACCCCCGCACCGAAAACCAAGGTCAAGGTCGTGCCCTACAAGAACGACCCGGCGACGGGCCGTCCGCTCGTGCCGGAAGGCTACAAGCCGGCGTCGGACGAGGAATACATGAGCCCGCTGCAGCTGGAGTACTTCCGCCAGCGTCTGTTGCAGTGGCGTACCGACCTGGTCGAAGAGTCGAAGCAGACCATCGAGAACCTCAAGGACGAAGTGCGCGATGTCGGCGACGAGGCCGAGCGCGCCACGCGCGAGACCGAAAACTCGCTCGAGCTTCGCACCCGCGACCGTTACCGCAAGCTGATCAGCAAGATCGACAGCACCCTCAAGCGCGTGGATTCCGGCGACTACGGTTTCTGCGTCGACACCGGCGAAGAAATCGGCCTGGAGCGCCTGGAGGCGCGCCTGACCGCCGAGCGCACCATCGACGCCCAGGAGCGTTGGGAACATCTGCAGAAGCAGATGGGCGACTGA
- a CDS encoding SufE family protein: protein MIVSPFPLESTAAQAQAAIREEFAFFGDWSERYQYLIDLGRKLPDLPDEWKTEQHRLLGCQSMVWIVVEGDADKLVFHAISDSAIVSGLIYLALRVYSGRSATEIVATQADYIADIGLAKHLSPTRSNGLAALLAFVRDQAQRRL, encoded by the coding sequence ATGATAGTCAGTCCCTTCCCGCTCGAATCCACCGCCGCGCAGGCGCAGGCCGCGATCCGCGAGGAATTCGCCTTCTTCGGCGACTGGTCCGAGCGTTATCAGTACCTGATCGACCTCGGCCGCAAGCTGCCCGACCTGCCGGATGAGTGGAAGACCGAACAGCATCGCTTGCTCGGCTGCCAGTCGATGGTCTGGATCGTGGTCGAAGGCGACGCCGACAAGCTGGTGTTCCATGCGATCAGCGACTCGGCCATCGTCTCCGGCCTGATCTACCTGGCCCTGCGCGTGTACTCGGGCCGCAGCGCGACCGAGATCGTCGCCACCCAGGCCGACTACATCGCCGACATCGGCCTGGCCAAGCACCTCTCGCCGACCCGCAGCAACGGCCTGGCGGCCCTGCTCGCCTTCGTCCGCGACCAGGCGCAACGCCGGCTGTGA